A window from Polyodon spathula isolate WHYD16114869_AA chromosome 28, ASM1765450v1, whole genome shotgun sequence encodes these proteins:
- the LOC121302027 gene encoding puromycin-sensitive aminopeptidase: MPEKRPFERLPTDVSPVNYGLSLKPDLVDFTFEGKLEATVEVINTTNQIVMNCADIDIITASFVQEGGEEINATGFNYQNEDEKVTLSFPSALQKGSGTLKIDFVGELNDKMKGFYRSKYAIPSGEIHYAAVTQFEATDARRAFPCWDEPAIKATFDICLIVPKDRTALSNMNVIDRKPCPDDENLLEVKFARTPIMSTYLVAFVVGEYDYVETKSSDGVIVRVYTPLGKGEQGRFALEVAAKTLPFYKDYFNVPYPLPKIDLIAIADFAAGAMENWGLVTYRETALLIDPKKSCSSSRQWVALVVGHELAHQWFGNLVTMEWWTHLWLNEGFASWIEYLCVDHCFPEYDIWTQFVSADYTRALDLDALDNSHPIEVNVGHPSEVDEIFDAISYSKGASVIRMLHDYIGDEDFRNGMNAYLLKFQHKNASTEDLWDCLEQSSGKPIAAVMNSWTKQMGFPIILVEQEQQGDDRVLKLSQKKFCASGPYSGDECHHWMVPISICTSDDPTCSKMNVLLDCAEITVTVKNVAPDRWVKMNPGTIGFYRIQYSSSMLESLIPGIRDLTLPPVDRLGLQNDLFSLARAGMISTVEVLMVMEAFVNEPNYTVWSDLSCNLGILSTLLANTDYHEDIQEFIRDLFTPIGQKLGWDTKPGEGHLDALLRGLVLGKLGKAGHKPTLEEARRRFKDHEDGKQILPADLRSPVYLTVLKHGDSATLEAMLKLHKQADMQEERNRIERVLGAIAAPDLIQKVLSFALSEEVRPQDTVSVIGGVAGSSKQGRKAAWKFVKDNWEELHNRYQGGFLISRLIKLSVDGFAVDKMAAEVKSFFESHPAPAAERTVQQCCENILLNAAWLKRDSELVHEYLLQRKTSRAAKV; this comes from the exons ATGCCCGAGAAGCGGCCCTTCGAGCGGTTACCTACCGACGTCTCCCCCGTCAACTACGGGCTGTCTCTGAAACCCGACCTCGTCGACTTTACTTTCGAGGGCAAGCTGGAGGCTACTGTCGAG GTTATAAATACAACCAATCAGATTGTTATGAACTGTGCTGATATTGACATCATTACAGCATCTTTTGTACAAGAAGGAGGCGAAG AGATAAACGCAACAGGTTTCAACTATCAAAATGAGGACGAAAAAGTGACCTTGTCGTTCCCCAGTGCGCTTCAGAAAG gttctgGTACGCTAAAAATAGATTTTGTTGGAGAACTCAATGATAAAATGAAAGGGTTTTACAGGAGTAAATATGCAATTCCATCAGGAGAAATTCACTATGCTGCTGTCACACAGTTTGAG GCTACAGATGCTCGGAGAGCTTTCCCTTGCTGGGACGAGCCAGCTATTAAAGCAACTTTTGACATCTGCTTGATTGTTCCTAAGGACAGAACAGCTTTGTCAAACATG aatGTTATTGATCGAAAGCCATGTCCTGATGATGAAAATCTTTTAGAAGTGAAGTTCGCTAGAACCCCGATCATGTCCACGTACCTAGTAGCATTTGTAGTTGGCGAATATGACTATGTTGAAACCAAGTCATCTGATGGTGTAATAGTTCGGGTGTACACACCACTTGGAAAAGGAGAACAAGGAAGATTTGCATTGGAG GTTGCAGCTAAGACCTTACCTTTTTACAAAGACTATTTCAATGTTCCATACCCACTACCTAAAATTGATCTCATAGCTATTGCTGACTTTGCCGCTG GTGCCATGGAGAACTGGGGCCTTGTTACTTACag AGAGACAGCCCTGCTTATTGATCCGAAGAAATCCTGTTCCTCCTCCCGGCAGTGGGTCGCTCTGGTGGTTGGGCACGAACTTGCTCATCAGTGGTTTGGAAATCTAGTCACAATG GAGTGGTGGACTCACCTGTGGTTAAATGAGGGATTTGCCTCCTGGATTGAGTACTTGTGTGTGGACCACTGCTTTCCTGAGTATGACATCTGGACTCAGTTTGTGTCGGCAGACTACACACGGGCACTTGATCTAGACGCTCTGGACAACAGCCACCCCATTGAG GTCAATGTTGGACACCCGTCGGAAGTTGATGAAATCTTTGATGCAATATCCTATAGTAAAGGAGCTTCAGTTATCCGTATGCTGCATGACTACATAGGAGATGAG GACTTCCGGAACGGAATGAATGCATACCTGTTAAAGTTCCAACATAAAAATGCATCAACag AGGATTTGTGGGACTGTCTAGAACAATCCAGTGGGAAACCAATAGCTGCTGTTATGAATTCGTGGACTAAACAAATGGGATTTCCAATTATCCTTGTGGAACAAGAGCAG caagGAGATGACAGAGTGCTGAAATTGTCCCAGAAGAAATTCTGTGCCAGTGGACCGTACAGCG GAGACGAGTGCCATCACTGGATGGTTCCTATCAGCATCTGCACCAGCGATGACCCAACCTGTAGCAAGATGAATGTGCTGCTGGATTGTGCTGAAATTACTGTCACTGTGAAAAATGTGGCGCCAGATCGGTGGGTTAAG ATGAACCCAGGAACTATTGGGTTCTATCGAATTCAATACAGCTCCTCAATGTTGGAAAGTTTAATTCCTGGAATCAGAGACCTCACTCTGCCCCCCGTGGATAGGCTAGGTCTGCAAAACGACCTCTTCTCACTG GCCCGAGCGGGTATGATTAGCACCGTGGAAGtactgatggtgatggaggcttTTGTAAATGAGCCAAATTACACCGTGTGGAGCGATCTGAGCTGCAATCTGGGCATCCTGTCCACTTTACTCGCCAACACAGATTACCACGAAGACATCCAGGAGTTCATAAGAGATCTCTTTACACCCATTGGGCAGAAGCTGGGCTGGGACACTAAACCTGGAGAGG gtcatTTGGATGCCTTGCTTAGGGGTTTGGTGCTTGGAAAGCTCGGAAAAGCTGGACACAAACCCACGCTGGAGGAAGCACGTCGCCGATTCAAGGATCATGAGGATGGAAAACAAATACTGCCAGCTGACCTGAGGAGTCCG GTCTATTTAACAGTTTTGAAGCATGGAGATAGTGCAACGTTGGAGGCTATGCTGAAG CTTCACAAACAGGCTGACATGCAGGAGGAGAGAAACCGGATTGAGAGAGTACTCGGGGCTATTGCAGCACCTGATCTGATTCAGAAAGTTCTGAGCTTTGCTCTGTCG GAGGAGGTGCGTCCTCAGGACACCGTCTCCGTGATTGGGGGTGTCGCTGGCAGCAGTAAGCAGGGGAGAAAGGCAGCCTGGAAGTTTGTAAAGGACAACTGGGAGGAACTGCACAACCGCTACCAGGGCGGCTTCCTCATATCCCGATTAATTAAG CTTTCAGTCGATGGCTTTGCTGTTGATAAGATGGCTGCTGAAGTGAAG TCCTTTTTCGAAAGCCACCCTGCACCAGCAGCGGAGCGGACGGTACAGCAGTGCTGTGAGAACATCCTGCTGAACGCAGCCTGGCTGAAGCGCGACTCAGAGCTGGTGCACGAGTATCTACTGCAGCGCAAAACCTCTCGGGCAGCCAAGGTCTGA